In the genome of Mangifera indica cultivar Alphonso chromosome 9, CATAS_Mindica_2.1, whole genome shotgun sequence, the window ATAAACTCCCATTCTATTAAGGAAACGAAAGATTTTCTTTTTGCATCAAACTGTCCATAAGGGACTtttaaataggtatatattaaCATGCAATCCTCTAGCGGTATTAatacgcacacacacacacattgtGGAGAGATCCTGTGCATTGGGGCTGGATTTGTGAACTTTAAGTACTTTTATATCTACTGCACTGAAAAGATTgcaaaaagagaagagagagaaatgaagcacagtattttgttataaattgtGATCTTTCTTCACATAGTAATACATTTTTTGCATGAAAACAGCTGAGTGCTTCTATATATTAGTTTTTGCAGCCACAATGTGCACATTTTCTCCCCCCTTTCAACATGGTGTTGCCATTGTTTTTTAATTCTCCGCTTTGTATTTTACCAGTGCTACATGCTAAAAGTTGAGGAGAGTCAGCTGGGTGTATatactattttgttttttatatagcTTTCATAATTTAGCTCTTCCCTTGTTTCAGTTCTTATTAAATTCCTTCTCATGTGCTTCATCATATAGTTGTGTCTGACCAGATTTGAGTTCTTGCAGGAGGAGAATGCTTTAGACAAGTAGCTCAGAATTTGATTAGATCATCTATGAACAGATTAGCGTGGATTACAATCCATATATTGGTTTGAGGATTATTTCATTGACTTGATCAAGTTCTGCATAGAGGTAGCATTTGTACAGTCACCTACTGTTAGCAATTTTTTCATTAGACGATCATTGAAACAAAGAATTAGAAGAaccccatttttttttttttattgtgaatAGTGAAATCAAAAGATTTTGCTGTCTGAAAACTGGGCCATTATGTGATATTAACACAGGATGCCATCTTTGGTGCGATCTATGCCATATACAAAGGTTAGCCACACATATATGCATTGGTTGCAGTAGAATTGCAAATGCATTGGCACTTTGGATGTAGGTAAAGATTGGAATTTGGCATGCAATGCAATGCAATGGGTTTTTTAATTCCATTTTCATTTAAGATCCCTGGGTGCAATGTTCCAAAAGCGGATTAATtagagttttctttctttctttcctgagttgatattctattttattattatttcatttatagtTGTTATTAGAATGAGAATATATGCTCTCATTTTGTTATGGGTTATTCATCTGTGGCATGTGAAGGAGgacaatataattttgatttccaTTTTTGCCTGCTTCCCTACGAATTAAAGGTCTccattaatcatattattacaCGACACTTGAGAGATAGTGAAATGTGTTGTACACTCTATTAGGGTGGTTTTTGTACCTTTCAAGggtaaaaatgacatttttgggATGCCTCAAAACAAGCTTTATCATACTTTGAATGAAAAAGTTTTTAAGTTGATaaactgaaattgaaattgCAGTTGCATCAATAATCTGATAGTCATCGATAACGTTAGTGAAGTGAAGCGTTTTAACGTGAAAGGCAAGGCAAGGCAAGGCAAGGCAAGCATCTTCCTTTTTAAAagctcaaattgaattatttctttctttatttccgGCTGTCACTTTTCTTGCTTTCCTGTCAacattatttgttattattttataatttcgcCCGTAGACTGATTCATTTCATGACATGATAGTGACCAATCACAGACTCCCACCTCATCTCCCACCGCGGACGTCCTAAAATTAATAaccatttgtttatttatattctcgAAAGTAATTAAACCAGACCAGATAGACCAAGACTTATTATTCCCAGCCAAGGCACAGTAAAAATCTTAACTTTTACtcattatctttttaaaatttaaatttctattcaaaagtggtaaaagtaaaattattatttattaaaaaattttaaaaaattaaaattttattatatttttttcaaggtgggaacaagtcttttggccaaccAAAAGAAGAAGCCCAGGCTAGTTGGcgtttagttttctttttatcgAGAATATTTGATTTGCCGTAATTGACGAAATTCAAAAGAAGGGTACTGGCTGGCGCTCgacttaattagatattttactttattatgatttaatgcgtgtcaatttttttttgtgatatttcCAGATCTTTCTGTTGTGTTAATTTCTATTCTTTTACTGATTTAAATCACTCACCTACTCTTCTTTTCTcccaattatttaaaaaaaaaaaaaaaactctcatcAAGAGTGCCCATATATACAATTAAAGGTGTTTTGATTAGATTTGTGGTTGTGCTCTCTGGATCTTTGAAGAGGAggttaaaaaagaagatcaaacTCGAAGCTGTTGTTTCTCTTTCTGGGTTTCTGGTAagattttttttgggttaattttctgttttttcataCGGGTTTTGTTTCTTATTTGGAATCTTTTAATGGCTATTCTTTTTCATTGGTTAGATCTATTTTattctgcttttttttttttaaattgttgatGGTGttgattatgattttgatgatttgttttGACTGTGTTCTGTTTAAATTTGTGGTAGAAGTAGAGTCAGAAAGAGAAAATGGATGAAGGAATTGGGGAATCGGGGTATTGGTGTCATCTGTGTTTACAAAGGGTCAATCCCATCATGGAAGTTGAGATCAAATGCCCATTTTGTCAAAGTGGGTTTGTTGAAGAAATGGGGACTACAACTAATACCAACAATCAAGATCACAACATCCCAGATACTGACTTTGGATCTCACCGTGCCCTCTCGCTTTGGGCACCGATCTTGTTTGGTATGATCGGGCATTCACGTCCACACCATAGGCGATTCAGGAGATCTGAACTTGAAGAGGATGATAATGATGGtgttaataattataatgatCATGATGAGTTGGATAGCGAACCTGATTCCATTTTGACTAGGAGAGGAATGAGAAGAAATTCTGCTAGATTTATGCAGTTTTTTCCAGGAATTCGAGCTGAATTCGAGTCTGAAAGTAATGTATATGATAGGGATAGAGTTAGGGATAGGGACAGGGATAGGAATAGGGGAAGGGAAAGAGAGCGCTTGATTATGATTAATCCGTTTGATCAGACCATCATCGTTCAGGGTTCTTATGATGGTCATAACCAGAATCATAATCATGCCACCATTGGATCTCTGGGTGATTACTTCATTGGTCCTGGCTTGGATTTGTTGTTGCAGCATTTGGCCGAAAATGATCCAAATAGATATGGGACACCACCAGCACAAAAGGAGGCTGTCCAAGCAATGCCTAGTGTGAAAATTATAGAGACATTGCAGTGTTCAGTGTGTTTGGATGACTTTGAGATTGGTACTAAAGCCAAGGAAATGCCTTGTAAGCATAAGTTTCATAGTGAGTGTATATTGCCATGGTTGGAGCTTCATAGTTCTTGTCCAGTTTGTCGGTATCAAATGCCTGCCGATGAATCCAAGCTTGATTCTGAAAGGTCAAGGGTTAGCAGTAACCAAAGGGAAACCGAGCGTAGCAGTAATAGTGGTCATGGTACCAGTGAAGAGGCAGATGGGGAAGGGAGAAATGAGAGTGGCCGAAGGTTTTCTATCCCATGGCCTTTTAATGGTATGTTCTCTTCCTCAAGTTCACGTTCTGAGGGGAACAATTCAACCTCAAGCTCAGGTTCTGAAACAAATGAGAATTGAGTAAGTTTCACAAAGTTGTTGTATAAGCTGGTTGTTGTGTATGTTGCTTGAACGTTGTTATGCCTGTGTCTATGTACACATACGTGCCAAATTCGAAATTTGGAAGAAgatatgttgttgttgttgtcatCTGCTTATGCCTTTGTACATATTTGTTGGCTTAGAGAGGAAATTATGATGCCACTatttcatttccatttccattttcgtgcaattaattatgttttgtaGGTATATTCTTTTCAATATGCTTGGAAAGATTTAACAATATTTTGTGGCTGATGAATGGTGCGGTTTGTgcttatttgatttgatattaataatatttggaCTCTTAATATAAAGAGTTGGGAAATAATGTCAGCCTATTGATGTTAACGAAATAAACAAtggtttgtttctttttcatgtGGTTTGGTGTGTGATATGGAAAATGTCTAATATATTGTATATCTTTCCTTTTGCATACCTAATTTATTTAGCAAGTAAAATAAAGGGAGATTGAAATTATCTTTGCTGATATAACTACTACTCTCAGGTATGTCTAGCGCGTAGAATTTTCAATACGATCtgttaatttgatatgatatgatataaaaaattagattagagttaaatttcttagatacaaaatttattttggatcaatttgagacgatttaaaattaaattggataatATTAGGATTACATAAAAATAACTTGATACGATCTGAATTGATTCGAATATTTTatagaaatattactttaatataatttgttaaagataaattatagaaatgtggAAAGACAATGTCGATAACATTAAAATCTTTACAAATtacatatagttatatttttatataattataattactcataatgttttttatttttgtttaaatattttatattattattaaatagtaaaaatgtgTTTTGATTAGTCGgattattaatgtgttttaaaggttttaatatataatttttaaactatttgtaaataagagaaaatattatattgttttttattaatagtaggttAGAGTAATTTGACGAAGAAATTGAAACAGTAAAAAcatttaagaaaatgaaaacaataacaattttaaGCCAATTTAGATAGATCAAGTCAATTCTAATATTTGAACGTTAGaataaggttaaaaaattttattacaatttcaatttaaatcaaattaaaattgaaggttttttatataaaacttaaattgataCCATATGAACATGATCTTTGATAGTGGATCATACGTTTTccttacaataaaattatagtacttactttaaatacataaataaatatacatttgatatatattatcatatgattagattatttttaaattaattatacatttgatatatatcatcatatgattagataattttaaattaagaataaaataatatttaataatataataacacacgtaaatatcttaaaataagtgcacattatattgttttttatcttagtgttcaataatatatatacatattttttttatataacttgatatacaaatgatatatcatcatgtaattaaatattaatttatttttaattaaaaatcactcaatcatatgatgatatattctctGTATTCTCagttatatacatatagttcTATGGATAAACATAACTCTATTTGGACAAAATTGCACTTCAAAAATGGATGTTTCTGTAACATTTTTATCATATCTGAGTTTCTCTCAGACAAAAAGTAATAACCGAAACAAGCTGCAGCCGAAATCGGGAAGCGGCATTACCAATGCAATGAGATCATCTcccaccaaaaagaaaaagggataaAAACAGATGAGctgacaaaaaatgaaaaacaaaagctGTGAAAATCATCAATTCGCAGTCAAAATCTTGATTATGGATGCAGTTCCAATGCGGTGAAGAGCCACAACTGAATCTCCTTTCTTGCACAATCCCTTTGCCTTGGCATGGTCAATGGCAAACTCAATTGCTTCCTCTGTTGTTTCTGCGTGAGAGGCCCTAGCAGATCCTGCGTATAAAACTGGAACCAACCCTCGGACGATTAGGCTGTGTCTTGCTGGAGATTCATCGCTACATGACCAATCAAAGGAATCGGTCTTAATCTCAGGGACAACCACAGACAAAATAGGCATGCCAGGCCTATACTTAGCCACCAGCTTTGCGGTACTCCCTCCTCTGGTTAGGACCAATATAAGGGCTGCTTTTGCGGAATTAGCTGTTTTAACAGCAGAAGAAGCCAGACTCTCCAATGGGCTCATGGGCACAGGTGAGTGTTCCATAATCCTTTTGAAAACATCTCCATAATCAAGGGTGCTTTCTGCTTCTACGCATATTTTGGCCATGGTAGACACAGCAAGATCTGGATAAGCTCCAGCAGCGGTCTCACCACTAAGCATCACACAGTCCGTGCCATCAAGAACTGCATTGGCAACATCAGTGGCCTCAGCTCTAGTTGGCCGGGGAGACTTGATCATGGACTCCAACATTTGGGTTGCTGTGACAACAGGTTTTCCTTGAATGTTGCACTTGTAGATCATCACTTTCTGAGCAAGAAATATCTTTTCAATAGGAATCTCCATTCCAAGGTCACCTCGAGCAACCATGAATGCATCTGAATTTGCAAGGATGTCATCAAAATTTGCCACCCCTTCCTGATTTTCAAcctatcaaataaattcaaaggaGACACCAGCACACATAAATGagttattgtttttaattaataataatgataatgacCATAAACATAGTTGACAGATACATTACATTTTGCATAAAGTTTCAATATTGTAAGTGCATATCAGaactctttcaaaaaaaaaaaaaaatcatcagtaCTAATTTTTCCTTGTCAACAAGAACGTGAGTCTCTAGAAATGATTGtcttaaaatgtcaacaattgtCATAAGTGTTTCTTTTCATATTACCTCCATTAACGAGTTTGTGGCTATGAACCATTGACTGTGTCAAGCTTTAGATTAAGATTTCTCAAAACAAGCAAAAACATCCATAAAAACCAGATTTACAGAGTTTCATACCTTTGATAAGTACATTTTAACAACAATAACATACCTTTGACATGAGCATGATATTCTTAGCATGCTCTCCTAGTACCTTCCGGACCTCCACAAGATCTGACCCTTTACGCACAAAAGACAGAGCAATCATGTCAATTTGATTGGGAACTCCCCATTTCAAGATATCTTCCTTGTCTTTCTCTGTCAAGGTCGGGAGATCCACTATAACCCCTGGCAGATTAACATTCTTCCTCTCACCAAGCATGGCAGAGTTCTCACAACGGCATTTAACCAACCCTGCTTCCACGTCACAAGATAAAACAGTGAATGAGATTGTGCCGTCAGCACAAAGTATAACCATCCCTGGCTTGACATCCTGAACCAACTTTTTGTAGCTCATGCAAATCATTTTGTCATCACCCTTAATGCTGTAGTCAGTGGATATAGTGATTTCTTGACCTTGTTTCAATTGGATAGGTTTTCCATCTTTCAAGAATCCAGTTCGAATCTCTGGACCCTGTAACATTGTGTGCGAAATGAAGAATTAGTTAGCTTCTAAAATCTACCATAGATCCAACCACAACAAATGTATTGATACTTAGCTATTTTGCAGGTAACCAAAAATAGTTGCTCTttacaaagaaaatgaaaacaaaaaaaatacccGACCAAATCTCCATTCCGAAAGTACAAAGAAAAACTGAAAACTAACATAAGCAATGCCTAGAAAGCGGGGACAAAAAGAGCAACAAACAGCCATTTTGTGTTTTCTGAGTGACTTAGAGGTATGGTCTTTGAACAAGCTATTACTTGTAACAACTGCCAAAGTAATTATTGACATCATCATGGACTCCAAAACAAGTTAGAAGCTTGAAACAGAAAAATTATTGAGAAGGCATTcagtaaataaatcaatacTGGGAATGGAAACAGTTTATGGTAAGGCTTTCAACAACTAACTAAGTGGAAACCGAACAATATAGATTCTATTCGCAAAGCGATAATTCAAGTCATATGTTACAGTGCTTCATTCTTAAAACAGCAATTCTCACTGATTCAGcaccaataataaaataatagatatgTACGGATGTGAAATGAATTTTGGCCGATTGTCTAGAGAAATTAGGGAGGAGATTATAGTCCAAGGAAGCCTGTGCAGCTGGTTTAAGGATATTATtccaaaaaaatgtttgaaaaagaaCAGAATATTTCATGCTTTGTTGTTTTATACATGAGTCTAAGCTGTGAATATTTATTCATGAATTGGGATGTCAAACGAGAGAAagaacataatttttaagtCTTTCCAATATGAAATAACATCCACAGGAGAAACAGATCTTTTATCAAAGCAACATATGTTTGTTCCAAGCTGCATGTGTTTAAACATAAATCTTGGTCAAAGAAACACAagctaacatttttttttctgattaatTAAATTCTACTAGCATATCAGCGTTTAGTAAAGCATCAAAGTGTATTTACTTAGAAAAATCAGctcaaataaaatgaagaataaaatcaaaaaaCCATCAACAAATAGCAAAGCAATAAAAAAGCTAACACCTTTATCATGAggattttctttcaaaaatcaaaaacaacCGATGTAAAAACTTGGGAAACAGaagacaaaaaaaacaaaagacaaaaacctcatcagaaaatgaaaaatcacaTGACAAAATGGTCCTAGATAGTCACAACAGACCAGCAAAACACACAAGATAGCCTCTAAAAAGTCGGATCAACGATCATTAAAGACCAAATCAATCAAAGACAAGCCAGTCCCAGATGCAAATATCACCGTAAAAAGCCATCTTGAAGAAAGGAATTATACCTTGGTGTCAAGCATGACAGCACAAATAATACCAGTGTTGACCATGGCGGTTCTGAGATTATCAAGGGTTTCTTGATGGTACTCATGAGATCCATGAGAGAAGTTGAAACGAGCAACGTTCATGCCAGCTTTCAACAGCTTCTCCACCATGGGAACCGATCTTGAAGCCGGTCCCAAGGTGCAAACGATCTTAGTCTTGGGCTTCTTGAAAAGTGGGTTGACTCCACCGTTGTCCATTTttcagagaaaaagagaaggaCCCAGATGAGAGTTTTGACAGGGTTTCAAAAGGAATATAGGAAGAGAGATGGCAAAAGCAAGCGTAAACGGGCGTGGGTGGCTTTCGCTATCAAGGTTTGCATacttgttcaaaccgtaaaattgaatttgaataatttaaaaattaaaaaatacagtttaattaatttatggtagattaaaaattttttaaatctttttcttttaagtttaaattatgagttagataatttttaaattaaatcaaattataaattatatgtttttaatatatatatattttttaattttttaataaataattaactatacaatttatttttattattttatttaaaagtatataaatgtatatatatattttatatatttatattatattttagaaatttataattcaattaattatttacatatatatatatatatatatatatatatatatatatatatataattttaaaatatttaaactatgaTAGTaatatcgtatattaaaaatctaattttttatattatataatatgtatcgtatcatatgataaacttttaaaaaaatgaaataataaaaataataattgatacatcatcattttaaaaaatattacaaataccATTAACATTTGaacatttttcataaatacctattttgcattattatttttctataaaagtCTATTGATtcgtatcaataatatatatcgtattgtaAAATACATTtactatattgtattaattcaatacatcttatgatacgtataattttttgcctatattatatcatatcataagatacatatcatgtattatgtaatattaataactatgatTTAAACTGTAatccaaactaaattaaaccgtactttttttgtttgatttgtttgatttaaaatctaaaataatttgattttgcttgaaaagttttcaaacaattttttctagaTTGGATTGAAAAACTCTTAGATCTCATTAAATCAGACTGTACACACCCTTATTGGTTGTGATAGAGTAATGAAATGAAAAAGGTTCATTTATCGGACAGCAAGGTTTATACTAGAATATGCAAAAAAGTTATGTCTTGTTTTGGAAGAGTTACATTACAATACATACATGTGCAAGGTGTCTTCTTTCCAAGGATCCCCCCTAAATTGGTCACATCTTGTAAATCTTATTTGGTATGTTTGCTTTTGGTCAAATCCTTGATATTAGTTTTGTTAGGATTATTCTTagatattattgaatttaatctaaatataaCATAACATGAATTCAAAGATATCCCTAACTAATCCTTTCCTTAGGCCAAAAGCATTGAAAAGTCCTTGgttcaattttttgaaatttgtgtGGTGTGGTAATAGCATGCATTAGAAGACATTATTTAATGTAACAAGTTAATTGAAacttatatacataatttgactagtcatataatatttttcattgattatccttttcaaaatatatcctTTCCTTAACATGACTTGACAATGGAGTAGaggaaaactttatatttatataagaaaacaaattcatatctttttttattataaaaaagggTGTGATGATAAGGGGTTAGCTAAGAAGAGTGTACAAATAAAGTAGATGTACATGTATGGCCTTTTAGAAGAAGTAGGTATAGAACAGGCTGAAAAGCCTGAATCCAACACCTTTATAGCTTTCTTTCTGTAATTTGAAGAAACAGTCAAATTAGTATTTGTAAACAAACAAATCCATGGGCTTTTCTTTTGAAATCGCAGTGGGTCAAAGCAGAAGGCAAATGCAAGTTCTGCTTGTCACAAGTGCCTACATTTTTGAGGtgggaaaatgatttttcttaCAATTGGCTGTACGAAGAATTTGACCGCAGAAGCTTCCCTGTTATGGCTCAGGCAGGTCATGAACTTCTTGGAATTCTTCTCTATATCTGACATTTTTGAAGTAGAAGGATTTGAACGCAGAATTTGACCGCATATCACTTACATTTCACAATAAAATCACATCATACGTATTTAATTTTTCTACAACAACTCTCATCTTTTGAGGCGATACAAACCCAAGGGAACATCAACTTTCCTTAATTtaggttttgtttgaatgaaaaataagatcGTTTAAATATGACCCAAGTTTgtcaagttaaatttaaaaatagtttaaatttattttaattcttaagtttgaaattcaaaatttgattcgaatttataactCGAACTCAcagttcat includes:
- the LOC123225921 gene encoding pyruvate kinase, cytosolic isozyme is translated as MDNGGVNPLFKKPKTKIVCTLGPASRSVPMVEKLLKAGMNVARFNFSHGSHEYHQETLDNLRTAMVNTGIICAVMLDTKGPEIRTGFLKDGKPIQLKQGQEITISTDYSIKGDDKMICMSYKKLVQDVKPGMVILCADGTISFTVLSCDVEAGLVKCRCENSAMLGERKNVNLPGVIVDLPTLTEKDKEDILKWGVPNQIDMIALSFVRKGSDLVEVRKVLGEHAKNIMLMSKVENQEGVANFDDILANSDAFMVARGDLGMEIPIEKIFLAQKVMIYKCNIQGKPVVTATQMLESMIKSPRPTRAEATDVANAVLDGTDCVMLSGETAAGAYPDLAVSTMAKICVEAESTLDYGDVFKRIMEHSPVPMSPLESLASSAVKTANSAKAALILVLTRGGSTAKLVAKYRPGMPILSVVVPEIKTDSFDWSCSDESPARHSLIVRGLVPVLYAGSARASHAETTEEAIEFAIDHAKAKGLCKKGDSVVALHRIGTASIIKILTAN
- the LOC123225506 gene encoding E3 ubiquitin-protein ligase SIRP1-like, producing MDEGIGESGYWCHLCLQRVNPIMEVEIKCPFCQSGFVEEMGTTTNTNNQDHNIPDTDFGSHRALSLWAPILFGMIGHSRPHHRRFRRSELEEDDNDGVNNYNDHDELDSEPDSILTRRGMRRNSARFMQFFPGIRAEFESESNVYDRDRVRDRDRDRNRGRERERLIMINPFDQTIIVQGSYDGHNQNHNHATIGSLGDYFIGPGLDLLLQHLAENDPNRYGTPPAQKEAVQAMPSVKIIETLQCSVCLDDFEIGTKAKEMPCKHKFHSECILPWLELHSSCPVCRYQMPADESKLDSERSRVSSNQRETERSSNSGHGTSEEADGEGRNESGRRFSIPWPFNGMFSSSSSRSEGNNSTSSSGSETNEN